Part of the Candidatus Neomarinimicrobiota bacterium genome, CTATTCCTGTTTCGTGTCGGAACAGACCCGGTTGCCATTCATGACAATGTGGGATGCGGTCGGAGCGATCTTGGCACTCATGAAAGCCCCAAAGAACTCACTTCGCCGGGCGGTGTATCACGTCGCAGCATTCAGCCCCTCTGCCAGGGATTTCCGGGAGAAGATTGTCTCTTTTTTCCCGAATGCCGAGATAGATTTCGCGGTGGACGAGAACCGACAATCCATCGTGGATAGCTGGCCTATGGATATTGACGATACGGCAGCCCGTGAGCAGTGGGGATGGAATCCGGAATATGATTTCGACGGCGCGTTTGAAGACTACTTGATACCTGAGATCCGGAAAAGGTACAACCCTTGAGATTCCTGACTCGATCCGGTGTCATCCTGATATTCTAGGGAGGAACCATGCATATAGTTCAAACGAGACTGACGGAAGAACTCCATAATATCAGAGATTCCGGCTTGTTCAAGGAGGAACGTGTCATAGAGTCCCAGCAGCAAGCTGACATCAAGGTCAAGGGTAAATCCGTTCTCAACTTCTGTTCAAACAATTACCTGGGCCTGGCAAACAGTCCGGAGCTCATCAGGGCGGCGCAGATGGGTCTCGAAAAATGGGGATTTGGGCTCAGCTCGGTACGGTTCATCTGCGGGACGCAGACGATTCACAAGAATCTGGAGCGGAGAATTTCAGAATTTCTTCAAACGGATGATACGATTCTCTACACATCGTGCTTTGATGCCAACGGCGGCTTGTTTGAGACTCTCCTGGGGCCCGAAGACGCCATCATTTCAGACCAGTTGAATCACGCATCCATTATTGATGGAATAAGGCTCTGCAAGGCGGGCCGGTTTCGATTTGAGCATGCGAACATGAACGCTCTTGAGAAAGTGCTGGAAGAGACCCGGTCTCACCGTACCAGACTTATTGCCACAGATGGTGTCTTCTCCATGGATGGAGATGTGGCAAAACTGGATGTCATCTGCGATCTTGCCAGGAAATTTGACGCACTCGTACTGGTGGACGATTCCCATGCTTCGGGATTTTTTGGTCCCACAGGCCGCGGTACTGCGGAGCAGTGCGGAGTCCTGGGCCGGGTGGATATCATCACCTCGACTCTGGGAAAGGCGCTTGGAGGGGCTAGCGGTGGTTTCACGTCAGGTCGGAAGGAAATCATCGACCTCCTCCGGCAGAGATCCAGGCCTTACCTTTTCAGCAATACCCTGGCTCCCCCTATCGTGGCCGCCAGTATTGCCTGCCTCGACATGCTGTTTGATACCACCGAACTGAGAGACCGCCTCGAAGTAAACACCCGCTACTTCCGGAAAGAGATGACGGATGCTGGATTTGACATCAAGCGGGGGATCCACCCAATCGTTCCCATCATGCTGGGTGATGCCAAACTGGCTCAGGACATGGCGGCGGATCTTCTGAACGAGGGGATTTACGTGATCGGATTCTCCTACCCCGTTGTGCCTAAAGGAGAAGCCCGGATCCGCGTACAGGTGAGCGCTGCCCACACAAAGAAGCACCTGGACCGGGCAGTGGAGGCGTTTAAGGAAGTGGGCAGGAAGTATGGTGTGGTGTGACTTCTGGCCACAGAGAACAGAGAGGACTTGAGTTTGCTGTCAAAAT contains:
- the kbl gene encoding glycine C-acetyltransferase, translating into MHIVQTRLTEELHNIRDSGLFKEERVIESQQQADIKVKGKSVLNFCSNNYLGLANSPELIRAAQMGLEKWGFGLSSVRFICGTQTIHKNLERRISEFLQTDDTILYTSCFDANGGLFETLLGPEDAIISDQLNHASIIDGIRLCKAGRFRFEHANMNALEKVLEETRSHRTRLIATDGVFSMDGDVAKLDVICDLARKFDALVLVDDSHASGFFGPTGRGTAEQCGVLGRVDIITSTLGKALGGASGGFTSGRKEIIDLLRQRSRPYLFSNTLAPPIVAASIACLDMLFDTTELRDRLEVNTRYFRKEMTDAGFDIKRGIHPIVPIMLGDAKLAQDMAADLLNEGIYVIGFSYPVVPKGEARIRVQVSAAHTKKHLDRAVEAFKEVGRKYGVV
- a CDS encoding epimerase, whose product is YSCFVSEQTRLPFMTMWDAVGAILALMKAPKNSLRRAVYHVAAFSPSARDFREKIVSFFPNAEIDFAVDENRQSIVDSWPMDIDDTAAREQWGWNPEYDFDGAFEDYLIPEIRKRYNP